The Metallosphaera hakonensis JCM 8857 = DSM 7519 genome includes the window CCTCAATTATCATCTATCTAGAAAGGTCTGAATTGCGGGGTTCATTAATTAGAAGTGGTCACGAATTTACCTGAACCGATGCAACCTTGGGGAAAACCGTGTTCCAATATTGTCTTTTATTTAATATTATTTATAAATTACAACTCAATTAAATAGTCAAAGAACACGACTTGACGGTTCAGCTCTCCCATGAATTCGGTCTATTTTGGATAGAATGGTTTTGGATCCTTCTACCACGAGCTATGAAAAAATCGAGTAACTAAAGAGGGCCCATCTTCACGAGACTCCCCTGATATCCTCTAGCCTAATCCCAGTGAAGTTTTCGTAAGGCCCGTATTTCGTCATGTTGCTAATGATCTTCTCCATGACCGAGGGGTCCACTTCCTTAGCCTTGAACAATTTCAGTTCCTCGTTCAAGTTGTGGTCCAGGAGGATCTTGATGTATCTCTCGGCCCAGTCTCTCCTCCTCTCCTTGAGCACTGCGTCCCCGTACTTGGATATTAGCATGTGGTCGTTAGAAAAGGGTTTGCTCTCCTCTCCAAGGAGGGGGAATACGTACAGGTCCTCTACCCTTGCGTGCCATCCCACCACGAAGCTGTGCAGTTCCTCAAAGAGCTTCCATCCCTCCTCGCATTCTAAGGTCCTTAGGATTATCCCGCTCCTGACCCTGATCACTGAGTGCTCGAACTTCAGGAGGGATATGGGATCTCGAAACATCATCCCCCCTCCAGATATTCCTTGAGCATCACGGCATTGTTCCTCTCCTTATCCTTGGCTGAGTAGAGCAGAGTAACTACTTTCTCCCTTGAGATGAGTTCCCTCAGCCTCGATACCTCCTGGCTCCTTTCCAGCTCTTGCCTGTATCTCCTCTTGAACTCCTCCCACTTCGCGGGATCGTGGGAGAACCACGTCCTCAACTCATGTGAGGGGGCCACGTCCTTTAGCCAGAGATCAACTTTAGCCCTCTCCTTATTAAGTCCCCTGGGCCAAAGCCTGTCCACCAATACCCTGACCCCATCGTCGGGAGATGGGGGATCGTAGACTCTCTTTACTTTAATCATGATCTCACCATAATATATATGACGAACAATAAAAATCCCGCCTCCACGAACTCGTAAATTGCGTAATAAAACAGGTATTTACTGACATCCCTTCCCTTTGTGACGTTTAGTACATAAGCGACTCCCCCGAGTAGATGAACCAGTAAGTAGAGTAGAACGGGGATCAGGAGAGCAACCCCAACACTGAGAAGGAGGACAAGATAGTAGGCGATTTCGTACACGGCCGTAGGTTTACCTAGATGTGAGGGGATCGTCGTCCCTCTGGATGACATGAATCCTATGGTAAAATGAATTACGAGCATTACGGACGTCATCCATAAGATTACCGCGGACGGGATTACGTTAGTTTGGATCAGACTCATTTGAAATCACCTTTCTTCAATCATTGCGATACCCCATTATCCTCAAATACTGACGTAAGGTAGGCCGAGTGAACATGTCCCCAAAGTTTCCACGAGCTCTCCTTCGGTGGCAGATGTTCAGAACAAGTAGATTCGAATCAGGAACCTCTTTTCCCACGATCTCTAATGGGTCTAAAATCGATTCTCCTCCAGACATTTGAAAAGCCTTTCTGAACTTCACGAACTCTTCCCTGAATGAGGATCGGATCTCTCATAAATGAAGGTCCATCCTAATAGTTTAGGGGTCTAAACGTGTTATGATGGGATCTCTTGAATGTATGGTTAATTCTTGTTTCACGAGCTCAAAGCTCTGCCAGTCATCAAACGGGTCACCGTTGATCTCATCCTTGGACATTAGTTAGTCCATAAGAAATTCCATATGCTATCTAGAAGCCCCGAATTATCAATGTCTGAGAGTCCTGATCACGGGTCAGTCACGTTCATTAGGCACGTCGGAAATTCTCCAATCATACGACCTCCCTTCATTAAAGGTTTTTTAGATCACTCTATCTAGTCTACCTATGGATGTGGCGATTTACTGCGGGAAAGTGCACAGCTGGACCGACGAGATTTGCAAGAGCGCAGATCGCAAAGTATTGGACTACCATTCCGTGATTGATTGGATCAAGGCTCAGGGAGATAACTCATTCCTTATTTTCGGTACGGACGTTATACCTTACTCCATTTATGATTACCCAGAGAGACCTTTCGTTGACACGCAACTTTTCAAGTTTATGGAGAGGGGAGGGACCGTGATTTGGGTTGGGGACGTTCCGTTCCACTACGTTGATAAGGACGGCGTGAAAGAGGAGATCTTCGGTAGGGGGAACCCATTTCCCTTCACACCTGTTAACATGGAACATAAACCAGTGTCTCAGAGAAGTGAGAACTCAATCGTAGGGGAAATGTTGAAGTATGACCCCAAGGAGACTTGGAGGCCCGTACCACCTAATCCCTCACTCATACCCATAAGTGTAATAATGAACAATGCCCAATATCTTTACTGCACATGGATCTATAAGTATGGTAGAGGGAGGTTCGTTAGACTTTATGATTCCCCATATGTTGATCCCAGCTACGTGATAAGCTTGCCTGGGAGATTACTTGACTTGAGCATAGGCATTAGAATAAAAAACTTTAGAAGATTTGAGAATTTTCAAATGATTTTGCCGAACTTTAAAATAGGCGTAATCTTGGGTAAGAACAATGTAGGGAAGACTACAATCCTTGAGGCCATAGCCATGCTGGACAATAACATTGACAAAATAAGGAACACGAGGGGTAGAGTATCAGATCGGATCTCAGAGTCAGAGCTATTTTTAAAAGGTAATTACGGTTGGAGTAAATTTTCAAGTCAGGTCCTTGCTTGGAATTCTACATTCAAAGTTCTCTTGATATACTCTCACGATATTACAACTAGCCTGAATCCACAGTCAGTGCCTGATATCCAATCAAAATTACGAGAGATAACTGATTTATTAAATTTTTTAGATCAAAATATATTTTACGTTTACCTATCTGTGGGGAACGATCTTAGGGTCTTATTCAAGGACAGAACTGACGTCCCCATAAACGAGTTAGGTTACGGTTACAAAAGTCTCATAAACTTCATTGTATTATATTTGATTAATAAGCCGAGAATAATTCTCATTGACGACTTGGAAGGTTTCGCCTTCCATCCGGAGTTGCTTAAACAATTCTATGACTTGCTATTGAAGTTGGACGTAGACCTGATATTAATCACCACGCAAAGTAGTGATGTATATGCATACTTAGCGGAAAAGCGTTCAGATAACGTTAGATTCGTGTTAATGAACGACGGAAAATACGAAGTTCTAACTTCTGAAGAAGCCCTGGAGCGAATGTACTATGAAGACTTAAGATATACTGCGTTGAAATTATCCGGTGAAGTTCACCGAGGAGGCGAAGGTTGAGATCGTTTTCGGGGACGGATCCACCGATAGGATGATAATCAAAGAGGTCATGGATAAAAACAAACATAAATATTGTAAATTGTC containing:
- a CDS encoding ATP-dependent nuclease, with the protein product MDVAIYCGKVHSWTDEICKSADRKVLDYHSVIDWIKAQGDNSFLIFGTDVIPYSIYDYPERPFVDTQLFKFMERGGTVIWVGDVPFHYVDKDGVKEEIFGRGNPFPFTPVNMEHKPVSQRSENSIVGEMLKYDPKETWRPVPPNPSLIPISVIMNNAQYLYCTWIYKYGRGRFVRLYDSPYVDPSYVISLPGRLLDLSIGIRIKNFRRFENFQMILPNFKIGVILGKNNVGKTTILEAIAMLDNNIDKIRNTRGRVSDRISESELFLKGNYGWSKFSSQVLAWNSTFKVLLIYSHDITTSLNPQSVPDIQSKLREITDLLNFLDQNIFYVYLSVGNDLRVLFKDRTDVPINELGYGYKSLINFIVLYLINKPRIILIDDLEGFAFHPELLKQFYDLLLKLDVDLILITTQSSDVYAYLAEKRSDNVRFVLMNDGKYEVLTSEEALERMYYEDLRYTALKLSGEVHRGGEG
- a CDS encoding DUF488 domain-containing protein encodes the protein MIKVKRVYDPPSPDDGVRVLVDRLWPRGLNKERAKVDLWLKDVAPSHELRTWFSHDPAKWEEFKRRYRQELERSQEVSRLRELISREKVVTLLYSAKDKERNNAVMLKEYLEGG
- a CDS encoding hemerythrin domain-containing protein — encoded protein: MMFRDPISLLKFEHSVIRVRSGIILRTLECEEGWKLFEELHSFVVGWHARVEDLYVFPLLGEESKPFSNDHMLISKYGDAVLKERRRDWAERYIKILLDHNLNEELKLFKAKEVDPSVMEKIISNMTKYGPYENFTGIRLEDIRGVS